From Candidatus Binatus sp., the proteins below share one genomic window:
- a CDS encoding phosphotransferase family protein — protein MDNNELTERLTDFIRAQGPFDKVTIENFRKMPGGASREIYSFDCTMERGAEVTRRGMVMRQDPGAHNIASNRRDEFLVIRAAFEEGVPVPEVFWICEDPAVLGSSFFIMERVEGETLARRLLRDDAYSKARAAMPAQLADILARIHRVDPVAHQLGFLSEPGDNAALTEVRRYEDNFRQLALEPHPTFELAFRWLLGRIPKTPRKTLVHGDYRIGNVIFGPEGVRSILDWELAHIGDPMEDVGWMCVRAWRFGNDQMPVGGLGTREDFFAAYEKASGVAVDPEAARFWEVFGNLRWGIITISQARRHMDKFVNSVELASIGRRTAETELELLNLIE, from the coding sequence ATGGATAACAACGAACTGACTGAGCGGCTGACCGATTTCATCCGCGCGCAGGGGCCGTTCGATAAAGTCACGATCGAAAATTTCCGCAAGATGCCGGGCGGAGCATCGCGCGAGATCTACTCCTTCGATTGCACCATGGAGCGCGGCGCCGAAGTGACGCGGCGCGGCATGGTGATGCGGCAGGATCCGGGCGCGCACAATATCGCGTCGAATCGCCGTGATGAATTCCTGGTTATCCGCGCCGCCTTCGAAGAAGGCGTGCCGGTGCCCGAGGTGTTCTGGATCTGCGAAGATCCCGCGGTGCTGGGCTCCTCGTTTTTCATCATGGAGCGTGTCGAGGGCGAGACCCTTGCGCGGCGCCTGCTCCGCGACGACGCCTACTCGAAGGCCCGCGCCGCGATGCCCGCGCAGCTTGCGGACATCCTCGCGCGCATTCATCGCGTCGATCCCGTCGCGCATCAGCTTGGCTTTCTTTCCGAGCCGGGCGACAACGCGGCGCTCACCGAAGTCCGGCGTTATGAAGATAATTTTCGCCAACTCGCGCTGGAACCGCATCCGACGTTCGAGCTGGCCTTTCGATGGTTGCTCGGACGAATTCCAAAAACTCCGCGCAAGACGCTGGTCCACGGCGACTATCGAATCGGTAACGTGATTTTTGGGCCCGAGGGCGTGCGCTCGATTCTCGATTGGGAACTCGCGCACATCGGCGATCCGATGGAAGACGTCGGATGGATGTGCGTGCGCGCGTGGCGCTTCGGCAACGATCAGATGCCAGTCGGCGGCCTCGGCACGCGCGAGGATTTTTTCGCGGCGTACGAGAAGGCGAGCGGCGTGGCGGTCGATCCGGAAGCGGCGCGCTTCTGGGAAGTTTTCGGCAATTTGCGCTGGGGTATCATCACGATCAGCCAGGCGCGCCGGCATATGGACAAATTCGTCAACAGCGTCGAGCTTGCCAGTATCGGCCGCCGCACGGCCGAGACCGAACTCGAACTGCTTAATCTAATTGAATAG
- a CDS encoding ABC transporter permease, protein MAGPSLAHPFGCDALGRDVLARVLWGARLSLSISAAVVALSLIVGSLIGGAAALSGPRIDNLVMRAVDIVLAFPGILLAIALAAILGPGLLDLVIALSAMGWTGYARIVRGEVLTLREREYVLAAETLGARQSRLLFRHLLPGIVGPLAVQATFGIGGIIGAEAALSFLGLGAMPPTPSWGNMLDAGRAFLLVAPHLTTAPGIAIGVAILGFNLLGDGIAQVVGHRT, encoded by the coding sequence TTGGCCGGCCCGAGTCTCGCTCATCCATTTGGATGCGACGCGCTCGGACGCGACGTGCTCGCGCGCGTGCTGTGGGGTGCGCGACTTTCGCTCTCGATCTCCGCCGCGGTGGTCGCGCTCTCGCTAATCGTGGGGAGCCTGATCGGTGGCGCCGCTGCGCTCTCCGGCCCGCGAATTGATAATCTAGTGATGCGCGCAGTTGATATCGTACTGGCGTTTCCCGGAATACTACTGGCTATTGCGCTCGCGGCGATTCTCGGACCCGGACTGCTCGACCTGGTAATCGCTCTGAGCGCGATGGGATGGACTGGCTATGCGCGAATCGTCCGCGGCGAAGTACTAACTCTGCGCGAACGTGAATACGTACTCGCGGCCGAAACCCTCGGCGCCCGCCAGTCGCGATTGCTATTCCGGCATCTGCTTCCCGGCATCGTCGGCCCGCTGGCAGTGCAGGCAACGTTTGGCATCGGCGGCATCATCGGCGCCGAAGCGGCGCTCTCATTTCTCGGCCTCGGCGCGATGCCGCCGACGCCGAGCTGGGGCAACATGCTCGACGCCGGCCGCGCGTTCCTGCTGGTCGCGCCGCACCTCACGACCGCGCCCGGTATCGCGATCGGCGTCGCGATCCTCGGCTTCAATCTGCTCGGCGACGGCATCGCGCAGGTAGTGGGTCATCGAACTTGA
- a CDS encoding ABC transporter permease: MIGYLARRLLALIPVALGVATLTFAIIHLVPGDPVIAMLGETAAPADIEGMRHQLGLDRPIVEQYIDYLGGLAVGDLGESISYRRPVSRIIAERYPATIELAAAGMLVALLIAFPLGIIAGSRPGGVGDIAAMGFAILGISVPHIYLGPLLMILFSLDLRWLPLTGRGGFSHLVLPAITLGTALAAIIARMLRQSLIGVRESDYMRTAISKGLSERAALIRHGLKNALTSVITIVGLQMGALLSGTLITEMIFSWPGLGRLLISAIGARDYPTVEGCVLAFALTYVVVNLATDLIYALVDPRVRVS; the protein is encoded by the coding sequence GTGATTGGATATCTCGCGCGGCGTCTGCTCGCATTGATCCCGGTCGCACTCGGCGTCGCCACGCTCACCTTCGCGATCATTCATCTGGTGCCCGGCGACCCCGTGATCGCGATGCTCGGCGAGACGGCGGCCCCCGCCGACATCGAAGGGATGCGCCATCAACTCGGCCTCGACCGCCCCATCGTCGAACAGTACATCGACTATCTCGGCGGACTCGCGGTCGGCGATCTCGGCGAATCGATTTCGTACCGTAGACCCGTCTCACGCATCATCGCCGAACGGTATCCTGCCACCATCGAGTTGGCCGCGGCGGGGATGCTGGTCGCACTCCTGATTGCATTTCCGCTCGGTATTATCGCGGGTTCGAGGCCGGGCGGCGTCGGCGATATCGCCGCGATGGGTTTCGCGATTCTCGGCATCTCGGTGCCGCACATCTACCTCGGCCCGCTGCTGATGATTCTCTTCTCGCTCGATCTGCGCTGGCTTCCGCTCACCGGACGCGGCGGTTTCTCGCACCTGGTCCTGCCCGCGATCACGCTTGGCACCGCGCTCGCCGCGATCATCGCGCGGATGCTCCGCCAAAGCTTGATCGGCGTGCGCGAGAGCGACTATATGCGCACCGCGATCAGCAAAGGCCTCAGCGAACGAGCGGCGCTAATTCGCCACGGCCTGAAAAACGCGCTCACCTCGGTCATCACCATCGTCGGCTTGCAGATGGGCGCGCTTTTGAGCGGCACGCTCATCACCGAGATGATTTTTTCCTGGCCCGGCCTCGGCCGCCTGCTGATCAGCGCGATCGGCGCGCGCGATTATCCAACTGTCGAAGGATGCGTCCTGGCATTTGCGCTCACCTACGTCGTGGTGAACCTGGCGACCGATCTTATATACGCACTCGTCGATCCCCGCGTGAGGGTCTCGTGA
- a CDS encoding ABC transporter substrate-binding protein, translating into MSAGRRWHARLLVLTLLATSACGDATGHRSVATIQVDIEGSPISTDPRFATDILSSRINELIFDSLLRIDRNGQFVGRLAESFERPDATTIVFHLRRGVRFGDGRPLTARDVKYTFDSILAPETMTPKRAGLSQLKAVTAVDDYTIEMKTTDAYAPALEFALQNIVPDGTPLPARSVAIAPPGAGPFRMTSFSRDESIVLERNPYFPAPAAGPRTLFFKVVPDPTVRALELTEGVADFSENNIQPDVLPYLGKQPHLAISKSPGSSYRYLAFNFHDPYLRDVRVRRAIAYSIDRVSIIQSMIRGGARAATGLLAPENWAYEDNLPVYNYDLARANTLLDQAGYPRGPGGMRRLRFVYKTTPEQLNFAQALQAMLKRVGISLDIRSNEFATFYSDIQRGNFDLTSMNWVGINDPHHYYMVFDSKMTPPHGMNRGYYSNPEMDRLVESGDSTLDLAARKNIYAQVQRLAAEDLPYVSLWWDDTIAVMNRELRGFTPYPNGSLISLATLTLQEPGAAEPAE; encoded by the coding sequence ATGAGTGCTGGGAGGCGGTGGCATGCGCGCCTGCTCGTTTTGACACTGCTCGCGACTTCGGCCTGCGGCGACGCGACCGGTCATCGCTCGGTGGCTACGATCCAGGTCGATATCGAAGGCTCGCCAATCTCGACCGATCCGCGCTTTGCCACTGACATTCTTTCATCGCGAATCAACGAACTGATATTCGACTCGCTGCTCCGCATCGATCGCAACGGCCAGTTTGTCGGGCGCCTCGCGGAGAGTTTCGAGCGTCCTGATGCGACGACGATCGTTTTCCATCTTCGCCGCGGCGTGCGCTTCGGCGACGGCCGTCCGCTGACTGCGCGCGACGTGAAATATACTTTCGACTCGATTCTCGCGCCCGAAACGATGACGCCGAAGCGCGCCGGTCTGTCGCAACTGAAAGCCGTCACCGCCGTCGATGACTACACAATCGAGATGAAGACCACGGACGCCTATGCGCCAGCGCTCGAATTCGCGCTGCAGAATATCGTCCCCGACGGCACTCCGCTGCCCGCGCGATCGGTCGCGATCGCTCCGCCAGGTGCGGGGCCGTTTCGCATGACGAGTTTCAGCCGCGACGAATCCATCGTGCTCGAGCGCAATCCCTATTTCCCCGCTCCAGCCGCCGGTCCTCGCACCTTGTTCTTCAAGGTCGTGCCGGATCCGACCGTCCGTGCGCTCGAGCTTACGGAAGGCGTTGCCGATTTTTCCGAGAACAATATCCAGCCCGACGTATTACCCTATCTCGGCAAACAGCCGCATCTCGCGATTAGCAAGTCGCCCGGGAGTAGCTATCGCTATCTCGCCTTTAACTTTCACGATCCGTACCTTCGCGATGTCCGTGTACGACGCGCAATTGCATACTCAATCGATCGCGTTTCGATTATCCAGTCGATGATAAGAGGCGGCGCCCGCGCAGCAACTGGATTACTCGCTCCGGAGAACTGGGCATACGAAGATAATTTGCCGGTTTACAACTACGATCTCGCAAGGGCGAATACATTGCTCGACCAGGCCGGCTATCCGCGCGGTCCCGGCGGGATGCGCCGTCTCCGGTTCGTTTACAAAACCACGCCCGAGCAATTGAACTTTGCGCAAGCGCTGCAAGCCATGCTCAAGCGGGTTGGTATCTCACTCGATATTCGCAGCAACGAATTCGCGACGTTCTACAGCGACATCCAGCGCGGCAATTTCGATCTCACTTCGATGAATTGGGTCGGCATCAACGACCCGCATCATTACTACATGGTATTCGATTCGAAGATGACGCCGCCGCACGGGATGAATCGCGGCTATTACTCGAATCCCGAAATGGATCGTCTGGTCGAGAGCGGAGATAGCACTCTCGATTTGGCGGCGCGCAAAAATATCTACGCGCAGGTGCAGCGACTCGCCGCCGAGGATTTGCCGTACGTGTCGCTCTGGTGGGACGATACCATCGCGGTCATGAATCGCGAGTTGCGCGGCTTCACGCCGTATCCGAACGGCAGCTTGATCTCGCTGGCGACGCTGACGCTCCAGGAACCCGGCGCTGCGGAGCCCGCCGAGTGA
- a CDS encoding macro domain-containing protein, translating to MNQEWRSKIRLRQGDLTGAPVDAIVNAANNDLMLGGGVAGAIRAKGGPSIQAECNAIGRIALGEAAITGAGWLKARHVIHAASMRLGESTSEENLRRSTRNSLKLAAENSLKSIAFPAIGTGIAGFPIERCAQVMLEEVRDHLKQSTTLELVEFVLFDQNSLHIFEKALASMKDS from the coding sequence ATGAATCAAGAATGGCGGTCGAAAATCCGGCTTCGCCAGGGCGACCTGACCGGGGCGCCGGTGGACGCAATCGTGAACGCGGCGAATAACGACCTGATGCTGGGCGGCGGCGTCGCGGGCGCTATCCGGGCCAAGGGCGGCCCGAGTATTCAGGCCGAATGCAACGCGATCGGGCGTATCGCGCTGGGGGAGGCGGCGATCACAGGCGCAGGATGGCTTAAGGCGCGGCACGTGATCCATGCGGCGAGCATGCGGCTGGGTGAATCGACGTCAGAGGAGAATTTGCGCCGCTCGACGCGGAATTCGCTGAAGCTCGCGGCGGAAAATTCGCTCAAGTCGATCGCGTTTCCGGCGATCGGCACCGGGATCGCAGGATTTCCGATCGAACGATGCGCGCAGGTGATGCTGGAAGAAGTGCGCGATCACTTGAAGCAATCGACGACGCTGGAATTGGTCGAATTCGTGCTGTTCGATCAAAATTCATTGCACATTTTCGAGAAAGCGCTCGCGTCGATGAAAGACTCGTGA
- a CDS encoding aspartate aminotransferase family protein, with translation MKPYTFEQSEALMQRAKKVVPGGIYGHQTPLLLTRGAYPSFFARGEGSHIWDVDGNEYIDYMCSYGPIVLGHRHPKVEEAAARQMNLGSCFNAPGPVWVELAEHLVSITPFADWTVFGKNGSDVCTWATEVARHATGRSKIAMCAGAYHGAHAWCTPVPSGVTPEDRANMVYFRYNELESLRQAVDENRGKIAGVILSPFKHDAGHDSELPVEGFLSGVRTICDDNGIVFILDDVRAGFRLHMGGSGELFGVRPDLSTYCKAIANGYPLSACLGRDSLKQAAQEVFFTGSYFTSAEPMAASLATLKELQASNGIERMRTIGEMLRAGLLEQARGAGLEVVYSGPPSLPYMTFKADAGHFDRAKVFCGECSRNGVYFAPRHNWFISAAHTERDIEQTLNVTERAFKVVRDQFGA, from the coding sequence GTGAAGCCTTACACATTCGAGCAGAGCGAAGCGCTCATGCAGCGCGCCAAAAAAGTCGTCCCGGGCGGAATCTACGGGCATCAGACGCCGCTCTTGCTGACCAGGGGCGCCTACCCGTCGTTCTTCGCGCGCGGCGAGGGCTCGCACATCTGGGACGTCGATGGCAACGAGTACATCGACTACATGTGTTCGTATGGCCCGATCGTGCTGGGCCATCGCCATCCCAAAGTAGAAGAGGCGGCCGCACGACAGATGAATCTCGGCAGTTGCTTCAACGCGCCGGGTCCGGTGTGGGTCGAGTTGGCGGAGCATCTGGTGTCGATCACGCCGTTCGCCGATTGGACCGTGTTCGGCAAGAACGGCTCGGACGTATGCACGTGGGCGACCGAAGTTGCGCGCCACGCGACGGGCCGCAGCAAAATCGCGATGTGCGCGGGCGCGTATCACGGCGCGCATGCGTGGTGCACGCCGGTGCCGAGCGGGGTCACGCCGGAGGATCGCGCCAACATGGTCTATTTTCGCTACAACGAACTCGAGAGCCTGCGGCAAGCGGTCGATGAGAATCGCGGCAAGATCGCGGGCGTGATCCTGTCGCCGTTCAAGCATGACGCCGGCCACGATTCGGAGCTGCCGGTGGAAGGATTTTTGAGCGGCGTGCGAACAATTTGCGACGACAACGGGATCGTATTCATCCTCGACGACGTGCGCGCCGGATTCCGTCTGCACATGGGCGGCTCGGGCGAATTGTTTGGCGTGCGTCCCGATCTATCGACCTACTGCAAAGCGATTGCGAACGGGTATCCGCTTTCGGCGTGTCTCGGCCGCGACAGTTTGAAGCAAGCGGCGCAGGAAGTTTTCTTCACCGGTTCGTATTTCACCAGCGCGGAGCCGATGGCGGCGAGCCTCGCGACCTTGAAGGAGCTGCAGGCGAGCAACGGCATCGAGCGGATGCGCACGATCGGCGAGATGCTGCGCGCGGGATTGCTCGAGCAGGCGCGCGGCGCAGGCCTCGAGGTGGTGTACTCGGGGCCGCCTTCGCTTCCCTACATGACGTTCAAGGCGGACGCGGGTCACTTCGATCGGGCCAAGGTGTTCTGTGGCGAATGCTCGCGCAACGGCGTTTACTTTGCGCCGCGCCACAACTGGTTCATCTCGGCGGCGCACACGGAGCGCGATATCGAGCAGACGCTCAACGTCACCGAGCGCGCGTTCAAGGTGGTGCGCGATCAGTTCGGCGCGTAA
- a CDS encoding amidase, which translates to MSELYWKSAYELAAMIRNRELKPSELMDLTIKRIEQTNPKLNAFCALRGDQAMRDARALDEKIARREEVGPLAGLPLGVKDLENVAGLPTTFGSKPFKDNRPASDSVQVSRLKAAGAIVIGKTNAPEFGYTGFTKNLLFGVTRNPWNVARTPGGSSGGSSAAIAGGVVPLATGSDGGGSVRIPACYTGCYGLKPTKGRIPLDPMLGMQQWNDTAVYGPLTRTVRDAAIYMDAVAGYHPIDPDSVPPPGISYAATLERLPKKLRIAFHRDFGHHVQREVLREVEKAVAVFKDLGHDVTVLEEDVPETGKDWMRLGGSQSYAMLHGYIDEHRADFGRAFLSGTEGAARVTWQHYGAAYRRRLEFNEWCRRVFERFDLLMTPTLPTEAFAAAGPPPSEIDGHPLKDILEAVVFTYPFNLSGHPGASVRAGFTDAGLPCGLQIVAERYREDLVLQASYAYEQARPWNDKWPSI; encoded by the coding sequence ATGTCCGAACTTTATTGGAAATCCGCTTACGAACTCGCCGCGATGATTCGGAACCGTGAGCTGAAGCCCAGCGAGCTGATGGATCTGACTATCAAGCGAATCGAGCAAACGAATCCGAAGCTCAATGCATTCTGCGCGCTCAGAGGCGACCAGGCGATGCGCGACGCGCGCGCGCTGGATGAAAAAATCGCGCGCCGCGAAGAGGTCGGACCGCTCGCCGGCCTCCCGCTCGGCGTGAAGGATCTCGAAAACGTCGCGGGCTTGCCGACCACCTTCGGCTCCAAGCCATTCAAGGACAACCGGCCCGCGTCGGATTCGGTGCAGGTGTCGCGCCTCAAGGCGGCCGGCGCGATCGTGATCGGCAAAACCAACGCACCCGAGTTCGGCTACACCGGCTTCACCAAGAATTTACTCTTTGGCGTGACGCGCAATCCGTGGAACGTCGCGCGCACTCCCGGCGGATCGTCGGGCGGAAGCTCGGCTGCGATTGCCGGCGGCGTCGTGCCGCTCGCGACCGGCTCCGATGGCGGCGGCTCCGTCCGCATTCCCGCGTGCTACACCGGATGCTACGGGCTGAAGCCCACCAAGGGCCGCATTCCGCTCGATCCGATGCTCGGGATGCAGCAGTGGAACGATACCGCGGTGTACGGGCCGCTCACGCGCACCGTGCGCGACGCCGCGATCTACATGGATGCGGTCGCCGGCTATCATCCGATCGATCCCGATTCGGTGCCTCCTCCGGGAATTTCCTACGCGGCAACTCTGGAGCGTCTCCCCAAAAAACTGCGCATCGCGTTTCATCGCGACTTCGGCCATCACGTTCAGCGCGAGGTGCTCCGCGAAGTCGAAAAGGCAGTCGCCGTGTTCAAGGATTTGGGGCATGACGTGACCGTGCTCGAAGAAGACGTGCCGGAGACCGGTAAGGACTGGATGCGGCTTGGCGGCTCGCAGAGCTACGCGATGCTGCACGGATATATCGACGAGCATCGCGCCGATTTCGGCCGCGCGTTTCTGAGCGGCACCGAAGGCGCGGCCCGCGTCACCTGGCAGCACTATGGCGCGGCGTATCGGCGTCGCCTCGAATTCAATGAATGGTGCCGGCGCGTATTCGAGCGGTTCGATCTGCTGATGACGCCCACGCTGCCGACCGAAGCATTCGCCGCCGCCGGACCACCGCCGAGCGAGATCGATGGTCATCCGCTGAAGGACATTCTCGAAGCGGTGGTGTTCACCTATCCGTTCAACTTGAGCGGACATCCCGGCGCGTCGGTTCGTGCTGGATTCACCGACGCTGGATTGCCGTGCGGCTTACAGATTGTCGCCGAGCGTTATCGCGAGGACCTGGTATTGCAGGCGTCCTACGCCTACGAACAGGCGCGCCCGTGGAACGACAAGTGGCCTTCGATCTGA
- a CDS encoding TetR/AcrR family transcriptional regulator: MAMRGNPKDSASRAGSKVVELRRTPDTRDRVLQVAQGLFAERGYRGTSLRDIAKRIGIKAPSLLHHFPSKQQLYIAVLEKMFENLEDAANAVAWGRDSRQDRMRQAVGDAIDFIASHPDFVRLMWKEMADESGVGRQVLKRRLPPLFSIAVNFIFDGQRDGEFRPEVDPRHFMWSLNSITIGYFTTAAMIKRLWNMNLLGPAMIERRKREVIDTVERTLFTTPGNQTPQ; this comes from the coding sequence ATGGCGATGCGTGGCAATCCGAAAGATTCCGCGTCGCGCGCGGGAAGCAAGGTCGTCGAGTTGCGGCGGACGCCCGATACGCGCGACCGCGTGCTGCAGGTGGCGCAGGGGCTGTTCGCCGAGCGCGGCTATCGCGGCACCAGCCTCCGCGACATCGCCAAGCGAATCGGCATCAAGGCGCCGTCGCTGTTGCATCATTTTCCGTCGAAGCAGCAGCTTTACATCGCGGTGCTGGAGAAGATGTTCGAGAATCTCGAGGATGCCGCCAACGCGGTCGCGTGGGGGCGGGATAGCCGGCAGGATCGGATGCGGCAGGCGGTGGGCGACGCGATCGATTTTATCGCGAGCCACCCAGATTTCGTGCGCCTGATGTGGAAGGAGATGGCGGACGAGAGCGGGGTGGGGAGGCAGGTGCTTAAACGGCGGCTGCCACCGCTGTTTTCGATCGCGGTCAATTTCATTTTCGACGGGCAGCGCGATGGCGAGTTTCGGCCCGAAGTCGATCCGCGCCATTTCATGTGGAGCCTTAATTCGATCACGATCGGCTACTTCACCACCGCGGCGATGATCAAGCGGCTGTGGAACATGAATCTGCTCGGGCCCGCGATGATCGAGCGGCGCAAGCGCGAAGTGATCGACACGGTGGAGCGGACGCTATTCACAACGCCGGGCAATCAAACGCCGCAATAG
- a CDS encoding BMP family protein, which produces MLTPGPISDAGWNAAAYQGLELIKSKLGAETALVQTTSPADFEDSMRDFASRGFNLIFAHGFEFTDAALSVAKQFPDTYFVVSSGSATSHNVASVTFKVDQAAYVEGVLAGGISKTGVVGAIGGIELPSIRLTFEGFRRGFLSVQPKGRMLISYTGNFNDVGAAKEAALAQISQGADVLVHNADAAGLGVFEAASDKHVFALGTFTNQNEVAPDVVIASAVTSTPDAFLRIATEVKNHQFHPGMLEFGMEDGMVKVVMNPKLESRIPAAAIERARQAEREFPSATTAPTPTNH; this is translated from the coding sequence TTGCTTACTCCCGGACCTATCAGCGACGCGGGATGGAATGCCGCCGCCTATCAGGGACTGGAACTAATCAAGAGCAAGCTTGGTGCGGAGACTGCCCTGGTGCAGACGACCTCTCCCGCCGATTTCGAAGATTCGATGCGTGACTTTGCGTCGCGCGGCTTCAACCTTATCTTTGCTCACGGGTTCGAATTCACCGACGCTGCCCTAAGTGTCGCCAAACAGTTTCCCGATACTTACTTCGTAGTCAGTTCAGGCAGCGCAACATCTCACAATGTTGCTTCTGTCACTTTCAAGGTTGATCAGGCCGCCTACGTCGAAGGCGTCCTCGCAGGCGGTATTTCCAAGACTGGAGTAGTAGGCGCGATCGGCGGAATCGAGCTGCCATCTATTCGGCTAACCTTTGAGGGTTTCAGACGCGGATTTCTTTCGGTCCAGCCCAAAGGACGGATGCTGATCAGCTATACCGGCAATTTCAATGACGTCGGCGCAGCCAAGGAGGCAGCCCTCGCTCAGATCAGCCAGGGTGCCGATGTACTCGTTCACAATGCCGACGCGGCCGGCCTCGGTGTTTTCGAAGCGGCATCCGACAAGCACGTCTTTGCGCTGGGAACGTTCACGAATCAAAATGAGGTAGCGCCCGACGTCGTTATCGCGAGTGCGGTGACCTCGACCCCTGACGCATTCCTGAGAATCGCGACCGAGGTGAAGAATCATCAGTTTCATCCGGGGATGCTCGAATTCGGGATGGAAGACGGCATGGTGAAGGTGGTTATGAACCCTAAGCTCGAATCACGCATTCCGGCCGCCGCCATCGAACGTGCCCGCCAGGCCGAGCGCGAATTTCCTTCAGCCACGACCGCCCCTACTCCCACCAATCACTGA
- a CDS encoding 7-cyano-7-deazaguanine synthase: MTSIEKVAVLASGGLDSSVLLAEEAARSIVYPIYVRCGLAWEDVEYDALVSFLDALKNPHTMPPAILPVSVDAMYGDHWSVTGENIPDAAEPDEAVYLPGRNILLVGLAAVWCATHKVSRIAVGSLGGNPFPDATPAFFKDLARVLSTGLDHEIRIEAPYRGLKKSDLIKRFAHLPLELTLTCMAPAGGRHCGRCNKCAERRKAFRDAGIADRTAYSA; this comes from the coding sequence GTGACTAGCATCGAAAAGGTCGCGGTCCTTGCCAGCGGAGGTCTTGATAGTTCGGTGTTGCTGGCCGAGGAAGCTGCAAGGTCGATCGTTTATCCCATTTACGTGAGGTGTGGACTCGCGTGGGAAGACGTCGAGTACGACGCCCTTGTGTCCTTCCTCGACGCCCTCAAGAATCCGCACACGATGCCGCCAGCGATCCTGCCTGTAAGCGTCGACGCTATGTACGGTGATCATTGGAGTGTTACCGGCGAGAACATCCCCGATGCTGCCGAGCCGGACGAAGCGGTCTATCTGCCTGGCCGCAACATCCTGCTAGTCGGTCTGGCGGCTGTATGGTGCGCGACTCATAAAGTCTCGCGCATCGCGGTCGGTTCGCTTGGCGGCAACCCGTTCCCTGACGCAACCCCGGCTTTCTTCAAGGACTTAGCGCGAGTACTTAGCACCGGTCTCGATCACGAAATCAGGATTGAAGCGCCTTATCGCGGCCTTAAAAAGAGCGACCTTATCAAGCGATTCGCTCATCTGCCGCTCGAGCTGACCCTCACCTGTATGGCGCCCGCAGGCGGACGACATTGCGGACGTTGCAACAAATGCGCGGAGCGCCGCAAAGCCTTCCGCGACGCCGGCATAGCCGACCGCACTGCTTACTCGGCATGA
- a CDS encoding class I SAM-dependent methyltransferase encodes MATQPSPWYVDFFRNDYLSVYDHQFTAERAEKEVAFAEKALQLSPGSQLLDLCCGQGRHSVLLAKHGFLVTALDLNSSYLELAQKAALAANVKLTTITGDMRRIPFHNYFDAVVNMYSSFGYLESEAEDRKVLESIASSLKPKGRLLLDMLNREWAVSNYIQHDWHSGADNTLYVERRELDLASSSMHVSFTIVDPDGTRRESVGHHIRLYTLTEISRLLSGVNLHVNGVFGGFDGEPYAIGTRRMIILAEKGA; translated from the coding sequence TTGGCCACGCAACCTTCTCCATGGTACGTCGATTTTTTCAGAAACGACTACCTGAGCGTGTATGATCATCAATTCACGGCTGAGCGAGCCGAGAAGGAAGTTGCATTTGCGGAAAAGGCGCTGCAATTAAGCCCAGGCAGCCAGCTACTCGACCTATGCTGCGGCCAGGGACGCCATTCGGTGCTGTTAGCAAAGCATGGCTTCCTCGTCACCGCGCTCGATCTCAACTCTTCCTATCTCGAATTGGCACAGAAGGCTGCTCTGGCGGCCAATGTCAAGCTGACTACCATAACCGGCGACATGCGCCGGATACCATTTCACAACTACTTCGATGCCGTCGTGAACATGTATTCCTCCTTCGGCTACCTCGAATCCGAGGCCGAGGATAGGAAGGTACTCGAGAGCATCGCCAGCTCACTCAAGCCCAAGGGACGCTTGCTGCTCGATATGCTGAATCGCGAGTGGGCGGTATCCAACTACATCCAGCACGATTGGCATTCGGGCGCGGATAACACCTTGTATGTCGAACGCCGCGAGCTTGACCTTGCCAGCAGCAGCATGCATGTCAGCTTTACGATTGTCGATCCCGATGGTACCCGCCGCGAGTCCGTCGGGCATCACATCCGTCTCTACACGCTCACTGAGATCAGCCGGCTTCTTTCAGGCGTAAACTTGCACGTGAATGGCGTATTCGGCGGCTTCGACGGCGAGCCTTACGCGATCGGTACGCGAAGGATGATCATCCTCGCCGAAAAGGGAGCCTGA